From Acidovorax sp. FHTAMBA, one genomic window encodes:
- a CDS encoding flavodoxin family protein — translation MADIAVVYHSGYGHTQRLAQAVAEGAGAELMAIDPDGNLPEGGWETLAAAHAIILGSPTYMAGPSWQFKKFADASSKPWFSQAWKDKLFAGFTNSAGTNGDKQVTLDYLFHLAMQHGGIWVGNGMMPANSKAATRNDVNWIGSYSGAMAQSPSDASAAEMFPGDLETGRRLGQRVAQIAARLALSS, via the coding sequence ATGGCAGACATTGCGGTGGTTTATCACTCGGGCTACGGTCACACACAGCGCCTGGCCCAGGCTGTGGCAGAGGGCGCGGGCGCCGAGCTGATGGCCATCGACCCCGATGGCAACCTGCCCGAAGGCGGCTGGGAAACCCTGGCAGCCGCGCACGCCATCATCCTGGGTTCGCCCACCTACATGGCCGGCCCCAGCTGGCAGTTCAAGAAGTTTGCGGATGCATCGTCCAAGCCCTGGTTCAGCCAGGCCTGGAAGGACAAGCTGTTTGCAGGCTTTACCAACAGTGCCGGCACCAACGGCGACAAGCAGGTGACGCTGGACTATCTGTTTCACCTGGCTATGCAGCATGGCGGCATCTGGGTGGGCAACGGCATGATGCCGGCCAACTCCAAGGCAGCCACCCGCAACGACGTGAACTGGATCGGCTCCTACAGCGGCGCGATGGCGCAGTCGCCCTCCGACGCCTCGGCTGCTGAAATGTTTCCGGGCGATCTGGAAACCGGCCGGAGGCTGGGCCAACGCGTGGCGCAGATCGCCGCCAGGCTCGCGCTGTCATCGTGA
- a CDS encoding pirin family protein translates to MSAPLRLAGHAKDLGGGFTVRRLLPAVQRQAVGPFLFFDHFGPVTVEPGASHDVRPHPHIGLATVTYLFSGAILHRDSLGHVQQIEPGAINWMTAGRGIVHSERRPESLANQAYVNHGIQLWAALPLAHEEADPSFVHTPAAAIAEVQVGAATVRVLIGQAFGQTSPVATYSRTLYLDVQLPAGATLDLPALLPEMAVYTVDAAVQIDGETVAAQRLAVLEPGQATHLSAGDSPVRLMVIGGDALDAPRHMWWNFVSSRKERIVQAAADWDAQAMGQVPGEVEWIALPERRFKP, encoded by the coding sequence GTGAGCGCGCCCCTGCGCCTGGCAGGCCACGCCAAAGACCTGGGCGGCGGGTTTACGGTGCGGCGCCTGCTGCCTGCCGTGCAGCGCCAGGCCGTCGGGCCATTTTTGTTTTTCGACCATTTCGGACCTGTGACAGTGGAGCCCGGTGCGAGCCACGATGTGCGGCCCCACCCCCATATCGGGCTGGCCACCGTGACCTACCTGTTCTCCGGCGCCATCCTGCACCGCGACAGCCTGGGCCATGTGCAGCAGATCGAGCCCGGCGCCATCAACTGGATGACGGCGGGGCGGGGCATCGTGCATTCCGAGCGCCGCCCGGAGAGCCTTGCGAATCAGGCCTATGTGAACCATGGCATCCAGCTGTGGGCCGCACTGCCGCTGGCCCATGAAGAGGCCGACCCTTCGTTTGTGCACACGCCCGCCGCTGCCATTGCCGAAGTGCAGGTGGGGGCCGCCACTGTGCGCGTGTTGATCGGGCAGGCTTTCGGGCAGACCTCTCCGGTGGCCACCTATTCGCGCACGCTGTACCTCGATGTCCAATTGCCTGCCGGTGCCACGCTCGACCTCCCGGCCCTGCTGCCGGAGATGGCGGTCTATACCGTGGATGCTGCGGTCCAGATCGATGGGGAAACCGTGGCCGCGCAGCGCCTGGCGGTGCTGGAGCCGGGCCAGGCCACCCACCTATCTGCAGGTGACAGCCCGGTGCGTCTGATGGTGATTGGGGGCGACGCGCTGGATGCGCCGCGCCACATGTGGTGGAACTTTGTCTCCAGCCGCAAGGAGCGTATCGTGCAGGCCGCCGCTGACTGGGATGCCCAGGCAATGGGCCAGGTGCCGGGTGAGGTGGAGTGGATTGCGCTGCCAGAGCGCCGCTTCAAGCCTTGA
- a CDS encoding DoxX family protein, which yields MFTSLQNPLALASRLLLAALFLPAGIGKITGFAGTVGYISSVGLPMPTVAAAVAAAVEVLGALALIFGFGTRLAALALAFFTLVASFFFHAYWSLPADQQMMQQLMFFKNVGVTGGLLALAAFGAGGWSVDARTSGR from the coding sequence ATGTTCACATCCCTGCAAAATCCTCTGGCACTTGCCTCACGTCTTCTCTTGGCCGCATTGTTTCTGCCTGCCGGCATTGGCAAGATCACCGGTTTTGCCGGTACGGTGGGCTATATCAGCTCCGTCGGGCTGCCCATGCCCACCGTGGCAGCGGCGGTGGCGGCTGCCGTCGAGGTGCTCGGCGCGCTTGCGTTGATTTTTGGCTTTGGTACCCGTCTGGCGGCGCTGGCGCTGGCATTCTTCACGCTGGTGGCCAGCTTCTTCTTTCACGCCTACTGGAGCCTGCCCGCTGACCAGCAGATGATGCAGCAGCTGATGTTCTTCAAGAACGTGGGTGTGACAGGCGGCTTGCTGGCCCTGGCGGCCTTCGGCGCAGGCGGCTGGAGCGTGGATGCGCGCACCTCCGGCCGTTGA
- a CDS encoding MinD/ParA family protein: MSDALSPSPTTSPAAPAGAATPVAPGTPGARIIAVTSGKGGVGKTFVSANLAAALTRRGQRVLVLDADLGLANLDVVLNLHPKITLHDVFTGKAALEDAVIQAPGGFNVLLAGSGMVEYSRLTPEVRSQFLSVIQALTPQYDVVLLDTGAGISDVVLFSISLASEVLIVATPEPTSLTDAYAAIKVLAMQQKRQHVRMIINQAARPGDGRAITSQLQQVLDRFVSTDSGRPMRLIHMGDIPADPSVREAVMRRQLLLLQTPGCPAALAIAQLANKIETTLLSPAP; this comes from the coding sequence ATGAGCGACGCGCTGTCCCCTTCCCCCACCACCTCGCCAGCAGCCCCCGCCGGTGCGGCAACGCCTGTGGCGCCCGGCACCCCAGGTGCCCGCATCATTGCCGTGACCAGCGGAAAAGGCGGGGTTGGCAAAACCTTCGTATCCGCCAATCTGGCTGCGGCCCTCACGCGCCGGGGCCAGCGTGTGCTGGTGCTGGATGCCGACCTCGGCCTGGCCAACCTCGACGTGGTGCTGAACCTGCACCCCAAGATCACGCTGCACGATGTGTTCACCGGCAAGGCTGCGCTGGAAGACGCCGTCATCCAGGCGCCGGGCGGCTTCAACGTGCTGCTGGCAGGCTCCGGCATGGTCGAGTATTCGCGCCTGACGCCCGAAGTGCGCAGCCAGTTTTTGAGCGTGATCCAGGCCCTGACGCCGCAGTACGACGTGGTGTTGCTCGATACCGGTGCCGGTATCTCGGATGTGGTGCTGTTTTCGATCTCGCTGGCGTCCGAGGTGCTGATCGTGGCCACGCCCGAACCCACCTCCCTCACGGACGCCTACGCGGCCATCAAGGTGCTGGCGATGCAGCAAAAGCGCCAGCACGTGCGCATGATCATCAACCAGGCCGCGCGCCCGGGTGATGGCCGCGCCATCACCAGCCAGCTGCAGCAGGTGCTGGACCGGTTTGTCAGCACCGATTCGGGCCGTCCGATGCGCCTGATCCACATGGGTGATATTCCGGCCGACCCGTCCGTGCGCGAGGCCGTGATGCGCCGCCAGCTGCTGCTGCTGCAAACCCCGGGCTGCCCCGCTGCCCTGGCGATTGCCCAGCTGGCCAACAAGATCGAAACCACGCTGCTGAGCCCCGCTCCCTGA
- a CDS encoding sulfurtransferase: MDTILNISCYKFVPLPDAAALREVLHARATAAGLKGTILLAEEGINFFLAGPAEAVRGFVDALRTDARFADLQPKESWSTTVPFRKMLVKVKREIIRMDHPTIQPAQGRAPLVDPATLRRWLAQGHDDDGREVVTLDTRNAFEVDAGTFDNAIDWRIDKFTEFPPALRAHKAQLRDKTVVSFCTGGIRCEKAAILMREEGLAHVYQLEGGILKYFELTDGAHYHGGCFVFDERRVLAADLSTDPAPVVGEIAISK, from the coding sequence ATCGACACCATCCTGAACATCTCCTGCTACAAGTTCGTGCCTTTGCCCGATGCGGCAGCGCTGCGCGAGGTGCTGCATGCGCGCGCCACGGCCGCTGGCCTCAAGGGCACCATCCTGCTGGCCGAAGAAGGCATCAACTTCTTTCTGGCCGGCCCGGCCGAAGCGGTGCGCGGCTTTGTCGATGCGCTGCGCACCGATGCCCGCTTTGCCGATCTGCAGCCCAAGGAGAGCTGGTCAACCACGGTGCCGTTTCGCAAGATGCTGGTCAAGGTCAAGCGCGAGATCATCCGCATGGACCACCCGACCATCCAGCCCGCGCAGGGACGGGCGCCTTTGGTGGACCCGGCCACGCTGCGCCGCTGGCTGGCCCAGGGGCATGACGATGACGGGCGCGAGGTGGTGACGCTGGACACCCGCAACGCCTTCGAGGTGGATGCGGGCACCTTCGACAACGCCATCGACTGGCGCATCGACAAGTTCACCGAGTTCCCGCCTGCCCTGCGCGCCCACAAGGCCCAGCTGCGGGACAAGACCGTGGTGAGCTTTTGCACCGGCGGCATCCGCTGCGAGAAGGCTGCAATTTTGATGCGCGAAGAAGGCCTTGCGCATGTCTACCAGCTCGAAGGCGGCATCCTCAAATACTTTGAGCTCACCGATGGTGCGCACTACCACGGCGGCTGTTTTGTGTTCGATGAACGCCGGGTGCTGGCGGCAGACCTGTCGACCGACCCTGCACCCGTGGTTGGTGAAATCGCTATCAGTAAGTGA
- a CDS encoding pirin family protein translates to MLTVRKSQDRGHADHGWLNSFHSFSFAGYYDPAHMGFGNLRVINEDRIAPGTGFGTHGHRDMEIISYVLSGELAHKDSMGNIKGIPPGDVQRMSAGTGVQHSEFNHAASQTTHFLQIWIEPNVRGIPPSYEQKTFAEAEKRGALRLVASPDGAQDSVKIHADAALYAGLLDGADSVTQALNPARKTYVHLVRGDLSVNGHALSGGDAVLMEKETSLSLTDARNAEVLVFDLAP, encoded by the coding sequence ATGCTGACTGTTCGTAAATCGCAAGACCGGGGCCACGCCGACCATGGCTGGCTCAATTCCTTCCACAGCTTTTCGTTTGCCGGTTACTACGACCCGGCCCACATGGGCTTTGGCAACCTGCGGGTCATCAACGAAGACCGCATCGCCCCCGGCACCGGGTTTGGCACCCATGGCCACCGCGACATGGAAATCATCAGCTACGTGCTGTCGGGTGAACTCGCCCACAAGGACAGCATGGGCAACATCAAGGGCATTCCGCCCGGCGACGTGCAGCGCATGAGCGCAGGCACCGGTGTGCAGCACAGCGAGTTCAACCACGCAGCGAGCCAGACCACGCACTTCCTGCAGATCTGGATCGAGCCCAACGTGCGCGGCATTCCTCCCAGCTACGAGCAAAAGACTTTTGCCGAGGCAGAAAAACGCGGTGCGCTGCGTCTGGTGGCATCGCCCGATGGCGCGCAGGATTCGGTCAAGATCCACGCCGATGCCGCGTTGTATGCGGGTTTGCTGGATGGCGCGGACTCGGTCACACAGGCCCTCAATCCGGCGCGCAAGACCTATGTGCATCTGGTGCGCGGCGACCTGTCGGTGAACGGCCATGCGCTGTCGGGCGGCGATGCCGTGCTGATGGAAAAGGAAACCAGCCTGTCACTGACCGACGCCCGCAATGCCGAGGTGCTGGTTTTTGACCTGGCTCCCTGA